CGCACCCGGCGCGCCGCCGCCTCGCTGCCCTCGCGCCGCTGCGCGGGCTCCGGCACCGGATGGCGCTCCGAGGTGAACGGCAGCCCCAGCTCCGCCGCGATCGCCGCCGCCCCCGCCGCCCGTTCGCCCGAGCCCGCGTCGAGCCCGTGGTCGACATGGAAGAGGTGGAGATCGACTCCCTGCCGCGGCGCGAGCTCAGCAAGCCCCGCCGCTAATGCCGTCGAATCGCCTCCTCCAGAAAACGCCACGACCCAAGGCCCGCGCGCGCCGAGCGCACGCTCGGCAGTGAGGAAGGAATCGAGAGTTTGCAGGATCATGCTTCAGCCGCCCCGCTGCTGGAGCCAGAAGGCGCGGGGGCTCAGAATCGACAGCGGCGCGCCGGGTGCGGCGTCGAGGAGATCTGCGTTGCCGGTGACGAGCGCCGCCGCGCCCGCAGCCAGGGCCGCTGCGAGGATCGGTTCGTCATCGGAATCGCGGAGCGCGATGGGGGAGAGAAGGTCTGGCTCGGTCTCGAACATGTGTGCCGCGAGGGTCGCGAGGATCTCGCCGATGAGTCCTTCTGGCAGGCCGATCTTTCCGCGCAGCGCCCGCTCGAGCTCGTCCAGAACCTGCCGGCTGACGACCAGTTCGTGCTGCGCGAGGATCAGGCGGAGGAGGTCGCTGCACAGCCCGCGCGTGGCGTAGGCCGCCACCAGCACGTTGGTGTCGACGAAAACCTTCACCTCAAGAGATTTCGCGGAAAACGTCCTCGTCCGTGAGATATCCGCGCGCCTCGGCATAAGGCAACACCCGCCGCCGCTGCTGCTCGAACTCGACCAGCGTCAACTGCCTCCGCAACGCCTCCCGAGCCAGCTCGCTGCGGCTCCGCCCGGTCTGCGCGACCAGCTTTTCGAGCAACGAATCGAGGTCAGGATCGAGGCGCAGGGTGAGGGTAGAACTCTTCATGTACGACATTGTAGTGCAAGATTCTCGTCTCAGAACACGGCGGCCTCCGGAGCGAACGTCGCCCCCGAACGGGGGGTTCTTGGTCCGGGTCGAGCAGCACGCGGGTCAATCGCGCCCCTCGAGTAGCTCGCACACGATCTCCGGCGTCACGACGCCGGCGTCGGGCTGGACTGGGAAAAGGAGGATCCCATTGCGCCGCGCGCCAGGCTCCGGCGCACTGAGCCCCTTGCGAGCGAGCTCGGAGACGACCTTCCCGATCGGAACGCCGCGGCGTTCCGCCAGAGCCCGAGCGGAGTCGAGAACGTCGTCGTCGAGAACGAGAGTCGTGCGCATGAGCCGAGAATTCAACATCTGATGCGTGATAGCAAGCATCAGGTGCACACTCCGGAGGCTCGCCGGCCCCTTTCTTTCCTCTCCGACGTCAGGCTGTGGAGCAGGGCTCTGCCGCGCCCGGGCGAACCGAGAGTTCCAGGGCGTATGGCATAATGTATGGCATGGTTCGGACCACGGTCTACCTCACCGAAGAGTTGAAGGCGGAGCTCGAGCTGGCGGCGGAGAAGTCCGGCGAGAGCGAAGCGGAGATCATCCGACGGGGGGTAGCGGCGGCGGTCGCGGAGATCGCCGCGAACGCCGCTCGTCGGCCGCGCATCCCGCTCTTCACCAGCAGCGACCCTGGGCTCGCCGAACGCGTCGACGAAGCGCTCGCCGGCTTCGGCGAACGATGATCCTTCTGGATACCAGTGGCCTGCTCGCCTGGATCGATGCCGGCCAGCGGCGGCACGGAGACGTCGCCGCCGCCATGGCGACGATCGCGCCCCCCTTCGTCCTCTCGCCGTTCGTCCTGGCAGAGATCGACTATCTGCTTGGGGAACGGGTCGGTCCGGCTGCCGAGCAGGCGCTTCTCGCGGAGATCGAAGGCGGAGCGTTCGAGCTGCCGCCATTCGACGCCGCGGATATCGGTGCCGCCCTGCGAGTCATCGAGCGCTACAGCGACTTCCCGCTCGGCCTCGCCGACGCCTCGCTCGTGGTCCTCTCCGAACGCTATCGAACGCTCTCGCTGCTCTCCCTCGACGAGCGCCATTTCCGCACCCTGCGCGGCCATCGCGGTCGCCCGTTCGAGCTGATTCCGGAAACGCGCTAGGCGGGGCTCGGCCGCGAAAAGCGGCGGAGGATTTTGGGCTGGATCGAAGCTGGTGGCGGTGGGTGGGATCGAACCACCGACCTAGCGATTATGAGTCGCTCGCTCTAACCCCTGAGCTACACCGCCGTGAATCGAAACGGGGAACGGGGGACGCGGGACCGGGACCGGCCCCGCGTCGAAGACAGTGGATTATATGGGAAGGCGGGGCGTTTTTCAGGCTTTGGCTTTGGTGTAGCGCTCGGCGACCTTGTCCCAGCGGACGGTGTTCCACCAGGCCTTCAAGTAGTCGGCGCGGCGGTTCTGGTAGTTCAGGTAGTAGGCGTGCTCCCAGACGTCGACGCCGAGGAGGGGGGTCTTGCCTTCGGCGAGCGGGCTGTCCTGGTTCGGGCGGGCGATGACGTCGAGCTTGCCGTCGGCCACCACCAGCCAGCCCCAGCCGGAGCCGAACTGGCCCATGGCTGCGGCGTTGACCTTCTCCTGCAGGGAGCTCAGCGAGCCGAAAGCCCCGTTGATCTCGGCCGCCAGCGGGCCGATCGGCGAGCCGCCGCCGTCGGGACCCATGATCTCCCAGAACAGCGAGTGGTTGGCGTGGCCGCCGCCGTGGTTCTTGACCGCCGTCTTGATGGCGTCGGGAACCGTGGCGAAGCCGCGCAGGAGGTCCTCGACCGGGAGCTTCGCGAGGTCGGCTTCGTTGGCCAGGGCCTTGTTCAGGTTGTCGACATAGGCCTGGTGGTGCTTGCCGTGGTGGATCTCCATCGTGCGCGCGTCGATGTGCGGCTCGAGCGCGTCGAAGGCGTAGGTCAGTTTGGGCAGTTCGTGCATAAGTGGTTCCTCCTCGCCGGCAGTATACTGCGCGCCAGTTTCCAGGGAAGTCAGGTGAACGCAGGTCACGGGTGCCTTTGGACCAGGGGGTTCGAATGCGTACGAAGGGATACTTCCGCTTTGCAGCCGCACTGGTCCTGCTCGCGACGCTGGTGGCGCCGGTCGCGCCGCTCGCCGCGCAGACGACCGGCGGCATCGTCGGCCGCGTCACCGACGAGAACGGGGGCGGCCTCCCCGGAGTGACCGTGCAGGTTGCGAGCCCGGTGCTCCAGGGCTCGCGCGTCTCGACGACCGACGCCGACGGCCACTATCGGCTGACGCTCCTGCCGCCCGGCGATTACGTCCTCACCTTCCAGCTCGCGGGCTTCGGCCCCGAGCAGCAGAAGACGCCGGTGGGGCTCGATCGCGATACGACGGTGAATACGAGCCTCAGGCCGTCCGAGGCCGAGGAGATCACCGTGGTGAGCGATTCGGCCGTCATCGACCTGCGCTCGACGACGCTCGGCATCAACCTCGACCAGCAGGCGATCGAGTCGCTGCCCACCGGCCGCAACTACAGCTCGATGGCGCAGCTCGTGCCCGGCGTCACCTCCGACGCCAATCCCGAGAACACCACGCAGTCGACGATCTCGGTCTACGGCTCCTCGGGCGCCGAGAACGTCTTCATCGTCGACGGCGTCAACACCACCGGCGTCGAGTACGGCTTCCAGGGCAAGGAGCTCAACTTCGAGTTCGTGCAGGCGATCGACATCAAGACCGGCGGCTACGAGGCCGAGTACGGGCGCTCGACGGGAGGCGTGATCAACGTCATCACCAAGTCGGGCGGCAACGAGTTCAAAGGCGACGCCTTCGTCTACTTCGACGACGATTCGCTGCAGGCGAGCCCCGATACGATCGTCTCCACCGCCGGCACGGTCGCCGGCTAC
This portion of the Thermoanaerobaculia bacterium genome encodes:
- a CDS encoding putative toxin-antitoxin system toxin component, PIN family, yielding MKVFVDTNVLVAAYATRGLCSDLLRLILAQHELVVSRQVLDELERALRGKIGLPEGLIGEILATLAAHMFETEPDLLSPIALRDSDDEPILAAALAAGAAALVTGNADLLDAAPGAPLSILSPRAFWLQQRGG
- a CDS encoding ribbon-helix-helix protein, CopG family, with amino-acid sequence MKSSTLTLRLDPDLDSLLEKLVAQTGRSRSELAREALRRQLTLVEFEQQRRRVLPYAEARGYLTDEDVFREIS
- a CDS encoding CopG family transcriptional regulator produces the protein MRTTLVLDDDVLDSARALAERRGVPIGKVVSELARKGLSAPEPGARRNGILLFPVQPDAGVVTPEIVCELLEGRD
- a CDS encoding ribbon-helix-helix protein, CopG family, with translation MVRTTVYLTEELKAELELAAEKSGESEAEIIRRGVAAAVAEIAANAARRPRIPLFTSSDPGLAERVDEALAGFGER
- a CDS encoding PIN domain-containing protein, coding for MILLDTSGLLAWIDAGQRRHGDVAAAMATIAPPFVLSPFVLAEIDYLLGERVGPAAEQALLAEIEGGAFELPPFDAADIGAALRVIERYSDFPLGLADASLVVLSERYRTLSLLSLDERHFRTLRGHRGRPFELIPETR
- a CDS encoding superoxide dismutase; this translates as MHELPKLTYAFDALEPHIDARTMEIHHGKHHQAYVDNLNKALANEADLAKLPVEDLLRGFATVPDAIKTAVKNHGGGHANHSLFWEIMGPDGGGSPIGPLAAEINGAFGSLSSLQEKVNAAAMGQFGSGWGWLVVADGKLDVIARPNQDSPLAEGKTPLLGVDVWEHAYYLNYQNRRADYLKAWWNTVRWDKVAERYTKAKA